From Phocoena phocoena chromosome 16, mPhoPho1.1, whole genome shotgun sequence, a single genomic window includes:
- the ZWINT gene encoding ZW10 interactor gives MEAAETKAEAAAREALAKVADILEPIGLQEEAELPVQMLAEFVMDSRKKDKLLCSQLQVVDFLQNFLVQEGTARDLNPLASEDTSRQKAIEVKEQWKELKATYQEHVEAITSSLTQALPKVEEAQKKQAKLQEALEQLQAKKQMAMEKLRIVQKQWQLQQEKRLQHLAVVSSEVRERQTGTQQELEQLYQELGTLKQQAGQEQYKLQRHQTFLHLLYTLQGKLLFHEAEAEMPQELDLPKDKPQQLTQPQEQNIRDTMGRDECANNPQPAGDTGLPWLPGRQQHGEGS, from the exons ATGGAGGCGGCAGAGACTAAGGCGGAGGCCGCTGCCCGAGA GGCCCTGGCCAAGGTGGCAGACATCCTGGAGCCTATAGGTCTTCAGGAGGAGGCAGAACTGCCCGTGCAGATGCTGGCTGAGTTTGTGATG GACTCCCGGAAGAAAGACAAGCTCCTCTGCAGCCAGCTTCAAGTAGTAGACTTCCTGCAGAATTTCTTGGTTCAGGAAGGCACTGCCCGGGACCTGAACCCCTTGGCTTCTGAAGACACTAGCC GGCAGAAGGCAATTGAAGTCAAAGAGCAGTGGAAAGAGCTGAAGGCCACCTACCAAGAGCACGTGGAGGCCATCACAAGTTCCCTGACCCAGGCACTGCCCAAGGTGGAGGAGGCCCAAAAGAAGCAGGCCAAGCTCCAGGAGGCCCTTGAACAACTCCAGGCCAAG AAGCAAATGGCCATGGAAAAACTCAGAATAGTCCAGAAGCAGTGGCAGCTACAACAG GAGAAGCGTCTGCAGCATCTGGCAGTGGTTTCTTCAGAGGTGAGGGAGCGTCAGACAGGAACTCAGCAGGAGCTTGAACAGCTATATCAGGAACTTGGAACCCTGAAGCAGCAGGCAGGGCAGGAGCAGTACAAGCTGCAGAG GCACCAGACCTTCCTCCACCTGCTATACACCCTTCAGGGTAAGCTGCTATTCCATGAGGCTGAGGCAGAGATGCCACAAGAGTTGGATCTTCCTAAGGATAAGCCCCAGCAGCTGACCCAGCCCCAGGAGCAGAACATTCGGGACACCATGGGGAGAGATGAATGT GCCAACAACCCACAGCCTGCTGGAGATACAGGCTTACCATGGCTTCCTGGGAGACAGCAACATGGGGAAGGATCCTAG